The Candidatus Vicinibacter proximus sequence AAAACCCTAAACCAGGTCATACTTCCTGGAAAACCTACGTTTGGAAATTGTGGTTTCTTCCCTATGGGCAGTGTCCGTAACTAAGATAATTGAAATCTTTGCCCGACAGAAGACTTTATCCGATTCAAAGATTTTTAAATAGAATTCCATTGCATTACCTATCCAAATATTCCTTGCCTTGTACTTACATCCGGATTAATTTTATAGGATTTAGTTAAAATTTGGTTGAAACAAAAAAATATTGAAAAAAATTTGGAATTTATTTAAAATTATTTTATACCTTACAAGCCTGAAGACGCTGAGCAAAATAAACTGATTCATAAGCCTGATTCAGTCAATTTTTGAGCGTGCGCACAGGCAACGAACACATCAAGTACTCCCCGATGTGCACCCGAGATGTACCAGGAAGTGATTCGTAACACACTTAGGATTTAATTAAAAATCGCAGTAGAGGCTTGGCATCGCTTTTTATTGAATACCTGAGTCTTGAATACATTTTGTAATGTTTAAATTTTTAATAGTGGAACACTTTGTTTACAACAGCACTTCCGCACCAAGTGGGCATAAGAAAAATGATTTCTTTAGGTTAAAATTTGGAGATCAGGCTCAAAAGGACAACTCTGGATTATTTATTACTTGCAACAGTTTTCTAGAGCAAAAGCAGGCCTGGTTTATCACAGGTAACTTTCAGGATCAAGGCTTTTGTGACCAGTTTGGATCTTGGACACCGGACAATCAATTTAAAGATGGTGCAGACCAAAATAATCCTGAGAACCATATTAAGAGTTTTACTTCTTTTGATTATTGGTTACCATCATTTACCCAACAATATCGTCCAATTTATAACACGAGTAGCGTTGTCAATGTTGATGTTTGTACAGAAGGTAGAATCCTTTCAGGATGCGACCCGTGGGGCCCAGTAAATGATACTACAGTGGCCACTCGACAAGGTGAATATAACAGAATGGGCGATGGAATGGAGCGCAGGATGCTTGGAAATGAATTGTTGAGGTATTATGGTAAAACTGATGATACGGCCAATTTTAAATCTCTTATTGCTACCATGACTGACGAACCTACTAAAAGATCTTACGCTTTAGTATTAGTCAATGATGGCAATCTCACAGGAGCTCAAGCTGTAGTCAATACTTTAAATGGATCAGATCCGGAAAATCAGGATTTTAATAAATTGTATTCAGTAGTCAGATATCAAAAAATGAATGATTATGGTTTGGATGAACTGAACGAAACTCAGGTCTTGACTCTTGACAGCATAAGTTTAAACCGCACGCAGGCTGCCTACATGGCTCAAGGGATTTTAAGTTATTATTATGGATATGAATTTTTGATTCCTATTGAATTTCCTGATACTACATTGGAATATAGATCTAGGAAAGAAAAAATAGAAAATAAGGATCGTAATCCAAATACCCTATATCTTGCTCCAAATCCAGTACATGAAAGTGTAGATATTTCTTTAAGTCAATATAATTTAATCAACCCTGAAATTCAAATTCTGGATGGACAAGGCCGATTAGTTTATACCCAAAGAATCTCCAATTCACATTCCACTGTAAGTATTGGGCTTAGAGAATTAAATCCTTCCCTTTATTTTGTCATTTTAAGGGATCAGGGCATGATTGTTTCGAAGTCAAAATTTATTAAATATTAATTTTTATTGTAGAGCTGTCTTGTTGTAGTGACAAGACAGCTTTTAATTTTTGTATTATGGTGAAGTATATATTTTTAATTTTTTTTATTGCCTTTAACATGATAGGAAATACTCAGGTTTATAATAAAATTTTCCCTTCCATTAGACCAGAATTACTTACTGTTGATCAGGTAATCATGACAATACCTTTGTCTAACAGTCAAGCCTATTTTTTATCATTTGGATTGCCATTGCTTGGTCCGTATTATGCTTTTATAATTGCCACAGGAGTGGATCCGAATGGAAATGTTTTAAAGTATAAATACATCTCAGACTCTTTGGGATATTTTTTTCCACGTCATTACGAATTTATTTCAAATAATAGAATCATGATGGCTGGATTTAAATATCCGCCAGAAAGAGATATTGCTAAATATTGGTATGGAATTTTTGATATGGACTTGAATATTTTGGAAGAACATATTTATCCAGGTACTCATAACAAAGCTGACATTAGTCATTTTTTGATTTCATCCAAAGGGGACTATGTTTTTTGTGCCTTGGATAATATGTTAAATGATCGCGGTAATGGTGCAACTGATAAGTTGAAAGCGGTTATATTTTCGACAGATTCTACGGGTCAAATGAAATGGTACCATGAAGTATGGGACTCTCTAAAGCCAAAAGATCAATTTGAGGCTACAAAAGTTTTAGAGGACAGTCAAGGTAATTTTTACGTGTTCGGTGCATTTTTACCTTTAGGTGAATTTCCAAATTTTAAAGGTCTTGTGATAAAAATTTCTTCCTCAGGTGAATTACTTTGGCATAAGATTTACCCATTTGCCCATTATGGAATTAGTTTCGGAAATGCTTTTGCTTTGGCGAATGATCAGTTTTTATTGGTAGGGAATACTGCCGATCCGGTTAATTTTTTTAATCGAGAAAAAGTATCTTATATTTATACCATGGTCATGGACAGCTCCGGGAATATACTAAAGACAAATATAAAGAACAAATCATTTGGAAATTCCATTGATGGATGCATCTTGTTATCAGACAGCACGCTGGTGTGTGGAGGTGATTCCAGACCCATTTATGATCA is a genomic window containing:
- a CDS encoding T9SS type A sorting domain-containing protein, which encodes MFKFLIVEHFVYNSTSAPSGHKKNDFFRLKFGDQAQKDNSGLFITCNSFLEQKQAWFITGNFQDQGFCDQFGSWTPDNQFKDGADQNNPENHIKSFTSFDYWLPSFTQQYRPIYNTSSVVNVDVCTEGRILSGCDPWGPVNDTTVATRQGEYNRMGDGMERRMLGNELLRYYGKTDDTANFKSLIATMTDEPTKRSYALVLVNDGNLTGAQAVVNTLNGSDPENQDFNKLYSVVRYQKMNDYGLDELNETQVLTLDSISLNRTQAAYMAQGILSYYYGYEFLIPIEFPDTTLEYRSRKEKIENKDRNPNTLYLAPNPVHESVDISLSQYNLINPEIQILDGQGRLVYTQRISNSHSTVSIGLRELNPSLYFVILRDQGMIVSKSKFIKY
- a CDS encoding T9SS type A sorting domain-containing protein; the protein is MIGNTQVYNKIFPSIRPELLTVDQVIMTIPLSNSQAYFLSFGLPLLGPYYAFIIATGVDPNGNVLKYKYISDSLGYFFPRHYEFISNNRIMMAGFKYPPERDIAKYWYGIFDMDLNILEEHIYPGTHNKADISHFLISSKGDYVFCALDNMLNDRGNGATDKLKAVIFSTDSTGQMKWYHEVWDSLKPKDQFEATKVLEDSQGNFYVFGAFLPLGEFPNFKGLVIKISSSGELLWHKIYPFAHYGISFGNAFALANDQFLLVGNTADPVNFFNREKVSYIYTMVMDSSGNILKTNIKNKSFGNSIDGCILLSDSTLVCGGDSRPIYDQWIDGWILKMTMDADIIWEKVLDNCDFNREQISNFTAALDGVYYLGGKSWIKDNHQARNWLVKTDSLGCDDISCLDTAVDDPKEGTDEEWIYPNPVRDHIYIASPGGFKSRQLEIYDYSGKKVKAAQIEPGVEQINIPMSGLPSGIYLITPTDRSWHKSFVKE